A part of Desulfitibacter alkalitolerans DSM 16504 genomic DNA contains:
- the pdxS gene encoding pyridoxal 5'-phosphate synthase lyase subunit PdxS → MEKKGTWKVKSGLAEMLKGGVIMDVTTPEQAKIAEEAGACAVMALERVPADIRAAGGVARMADPTIIKNIMEVVSIPVMAKARIGHFVEAQILEALGADYIDESEVLTPADEQYHIDKNLFKVPFVCGARNLGEALRRINEGAAMIRTKGEPGTGNVVEAVRHMRMMMSEIRRLTSMREDELYTFAKDIQAPYDLVHYVAENGKLPVVNFAAGGIATPADAALMMQLGCDGIFVGSGIFKSNEPAKRAKAIVTATTHFNDPQILAQISRDLGEAMPGLEISSIEENQRMQERGW, encoded by the coding sequence ATGGAAAAGAAAGGCACTTGGAAGGTCAAAAGTGGTTTAGCGGAGATGTTAAAGGGTGGCGTTATTATGGATGTAACTACACCAGAACAAGCAAAGATTGCAGAAGAAGCTGGTGCATGCGCGGTGATGGCTTTAGAAAGGGTTCCAGCTGATATAAGAGCTGCAGGTGGAGTTGCCCGTATGGCTGACCCAACCATCATAAAAAATATCATGGAAGTTGTCAGCATTCCTGTAATGGCAAAGGCCAGAATAGGCCATTTTGTGGAGGCCCAGATTTTGGAAGCCCTTGGTGCTGACTATATTGATGAATCGGAAGTTTTGACTCCTGCAGATGAGCAGTATCACATAGATAAAAACCTTTTCAAGGTTCCCTTTGTTTGTGGAGCAAGAAATCTTGGTGAAGCACTTAGAAGAATAAATGAAGGTGCTGCCATGATAAGAACCAAGGGAGAGCCAGGTACCGGCAATGTGGTGGAGGCTGTACGCCATATGAGGATGATGATGTCCGAAATTCGCCGATTAACAAGCATGAGAGAAGATGAATTATACACATTTGCTAAGGACATTCAAGCACCCTATGACTTAGTACATTATGTTGCTGAAAATGGAAAGCTTCCTGTAGTAAATTTTGCAGCTGGTGGTATAGCAACACCTGCTGATGCAGCTCTTATGATGCAGCTTGGCTGTGATGGAATATTTGTTGGTTCAGGCATATTCAAGTCTAACGAACCTGCCAAGAGGGCTAAAGCTATAGTAACTGCTACAACACATTTTAATGACCCACAAATACTAGCCCAAATCTCAAGAGATTTAGGGGAAGCAATGCCAGGACTTGAGATTTCAAGCATAGAAGAAAATCAGAGAATGCAGGAAAGAGGCTGGTAA
- the pdxT gene encoding pyridoxal 5'-phosphate synthase glutaminase subunit PdxT, translating into MKTVGVLALQGAFREHKQSLIKCGVDVVEVRKLEDLDKCSALIIPGGESTTIGKLLIEWNLMEAIKKRVQEGMPLFGTCAGMILMSKDIRDSNQPRLGLLDVEVVRNAYGRQVDSFEMDLTIEGLDEPFSSVFIRAPYITKVGPGVQILSKHDDKIVMARQGKLLGCSFHPELTDDLRIHQYFVDMIDE; encoded by the coding sequence ATGAAAACAGTAGGAGTCTTAGCTTTACAGGGGGCCTTTAGAGAACATAAGCAATCACTCATCAAATGTGGTGTTGATGTGGTTGAGGTTAGAAAGTTAGAAGATTTGGACAAGTGCTCTGCTCTAATTATACCAGGTGGGGAAAGTACAACTATTGGCAAATTACTAATTGAATGGAATTTAATGGAAGCTATTAAAAAACGGGTACAGGAGGGAATGCCCCTCTTTGGTACCTGTGCCGGTATGATACTCATGTCCAAGGACATAAGGGACAGCAATCAGCCAAGATTAGGTCTCTTAGATGTGGAAGTGGTTAGAAATGCCTATGGAAGACAAGTAGATAGTTTTGAAATGGACTTAACCATTGAGGGATTAGATGAGCCTTTTTCTAGCGTATTTATTAGGGCACCTTATATAACTAAGGTTGGACCTGGTGTGCAAATACTGTCAAAACATGATGATAAGATTGTAATGGCTAGACAAGGCAAGCTTCTGGGATGTTCTTTTCACCCTGAACTTACTGATGATTTAAGAATCCATCAGTATTTTGTGGATATGATAGATGAGTGA
- the serS gene encoding serine--tRNA ligase, protein MLDPKFVRDNIGAVEAGLKKRGASTDLSEFKALEKERRQLLGRVEVLKNKRNTVSEEIAELKKKKENADEMIEEMRQVSQAIKELDEKAKEVENKLENILLLIPNLPHETVPDGQSDEDNRVERTWGTPRKFDFESKAHWDIGEDLGLIEFERGSKVTGARFVFYRGGGARLERALINFMLDLHISEHGYIELFPPFMVNSQSMIGTGQLPKFAEDMFKVANTDYWLVPTAEVPVTNIYAGEILDEADLPIYHTAYSACFRAEAGAHGRDTRGLIRQHQFNKVELVKFTTPENSYEELEKLTNNAERVLQLLELPYRVVTLCGGDIGFSSAKTYDLEVWLPSFNTYREISSCSNFEDFQARRANIRYRPGKGKPRYVHTLNGSGLAVGRTLSAILENYQQEDGSVIIPEALRPYMGGMAKLEKFKS, encoded by the coding sequence ATGTTAGACCCAAAATTTGTAAGAGATAATATTGGTGCAGTTGAAGCTGGATTGAAAAAAAGAGGAGCCAGTACGGACCTGTCAGAATTTAAAGCCCTTGAAAAAGAAAGAAGGCAGCTCCTTGGCAGGGTAGAGGTTCTCAAAAACAAAAGAAACACAGTTTCAGAGGAAATTGCTGAACTTAAGAAGAAAAAAGAAAATGCAGATGAAATGATTGAGGAAATGAGACAGGTTTCACAAGCAATTAAGGAGTTAGATGAAAAGGCCAAGGAAGTTGAAAACAAGCTGGAAAATATTCTTCTTTTAATCCCTAATTTACCTCATGAAACTGTTCCAGATGGTCAAAGTGATGAGGACAATAGGGTGGAAAGAACCTGGGGTACACCAAGGAAATTTGACTTTGAATCTAAGGCTCACTGGGATATTGGAGAGGACCTTGGCCTAATTGAGTTCGAAAGAGGATCAAAGGTTACAGGGGCCCGGTTTGTTTTCTATAGAGGTGGAGGGGCAAGGCTGGAAAGAGCCTTAATTAACTTTATGTTGGATTTACACATTTCCGAACACGGCTACATAGAGCTGTTTCCACCCTTCATGGTAAACAGCCAGTCCATGATAGGTACAGGTCAGCTGCCCAAGTTTGCAGAGGATATGTTTAAGGTGGCCAATACTGACTATTGGCTGGTTCCCACTGCTGAGGTGCCAGTAACCAATATATATGCTGGAGAAATATTAGATGAAGCAGATTTACCAATATATCATACTGCCTATAGTGCCTGCTTCAGGGCGGAAGCTGGTGCCCATGGAAGAGATACTAGGGGATTAATACGCCAGCATCAATTTAACAAGGTTGAATTGGTAAAATTTACTACACCAGAAAATTCTTATGAGGAGCTAGAAAAATTAACCAATAATGCGGAAAGGGTTCTGCAATTACTGGAGCTGCCCTATAGAGTTGTTACCCTGTGTGGAGGAGACATTGGCTTCTCATCTGCAAAAACCTATGACCTGGAGGTATGGCTTCCATCTTTTAATACTTATAGAGAAATTTCATCCTGCAGCAACTTTGAGGATTTTCAGGCAAGGAGGGCCAACATCCGTTACAGGCCTGGAAAAGGCAAGCCAAGATATGTTCATACATTAAATGGATCTGGATTGGCTGTAGGAAGAACCTTATCAGCTATATTAGAAAACTACCAGCAGGAGGATGGAAGTGTTATAATACCGGAAGCCTTGCGTCCTTACATGGGTGGAATGGCAAAACTGGAAAAATTTAAAAGCTAA
- a CDS encoding IS30 family transposase, with amino-acid sequence MSQYNNTLEARKNKHLSLRERYRIEDLLREGIGPLEIANRLGRNKRTIEREISKGTIKLQNSDLTYRKEYCADVGQRIYDKNGQNKGPGLKIGNDHKLVEHIERKIIKDKYSPDAVIGEIKAKELKFKTSICTKTLYNYIDQGIFLNITNKDLPVKKDKKKRSYSKVRTHRKLKGTSIEDRPPEIETREEYGHWEMDCVVGKRDGGGPVLLVLSERQRREEIIFKIPQKTQEFVKEKLDYLELLHGDGFKKKFKSITVDNGSEFLDYESLEKSLLNQENKRVTVYYAHPYSSWERGTNENINKLIRRFIPKGSNIDDYTEEDIKRIEHWINSYPRRIFGYRSANDMAA; translated from the coding sequence ATGAGCCAATATAATAATACCTTAGAAGCTAGAAAAAATAAACACCTTAGCCTAAGAGAAAGATACAGAATCGAAGATTTGCTAAGAGAAGGAATAGGGCCTCTTGAAATAGCTAATAGGCTAGGTAGAAACAAGCGAACCATTGAAAGAGAAATCTCAAAAGGAACAATAAAGCTTCAAAACAGCGATTTAACCTATCGGAAAGAATATTGTGCTGATGTGGGGCAACGGATTTATGATAAAAATGGGCAAAACAAAGGGCCTGGGCTCAAAATAGGCAATGACCACAAGCTAGTAGAGCACATTGAAAGGAAAATAATTAAAGACAAGTACTCACCGGATGCAGTTATTGGTGAAATCAAGGCAAAGGAACTGAAGTTTAAAACAAGCATATGCACAAAGACTTTATACAACTACATAGACCAGGGGATTTTCTTAAACATCACAAACAAAGATTTGCCTGTTAAGAAGGATAAGAAAAAAAGGTCCTACAGCAAGGTTAGAACCCACAGGAAGCTCAAAGGAACCAGCATAGAAGATAGACCCCCCGAGATAGAGACCAGAGAAGAATACGGTCACTGGGAGATGGACTGTGTGGTAGGAAAACGTGACGGTGGTGGACCTGTCCTGCTCGTATTAAGCGAGAGGCAGCGGCGGGAAGAAATCATTTTCAAAATACCCCAAAAGACTCAGGAATTCGTCAAAGAGAAGCTCGATTACCTCGAACTCCTGCATGGAGATGGGTTTAAAAAGAAATTTAAATCCATCACAGTGGACAACGGAAGCGAGTTTTTGGATTATGAGTCTTTAGAAAAATCACTCCTAAACCAGGAGAACAAACGGGTAACCGTATACTATGCTCATCCATACAGTTCTTGGGAGAGAGGAACCAATGAGAATATAAACAAACTGATACGTCGGTTTATCCCCAAAGGATCAAATATAGATGATTATACTGAGGAAGATATAAAAAGAATAGAGCACTGGATAAACAGCTATCCCCGGAGGATATTCGGTTATCGATCAGCAAACGATATGGCCGCTTAA
- the tadA gene encoding tRNA adenosine(34) deaminase TadA — MDHQFYMKEALKQAQKALEQGEVPIGAVLVKEHNIIARDFNYRESSNDPTAHAELRVIRKGAKLQGNWRLYDCTLYVTLEPCPMCAGAILNSRIKRLVFGAFDPKGGAAGTIVNLLEDSRFNHRVEIISGVLEEDCKEILQSFFKNLRKK; from the coding sequence ATGGATCACCAATTTTATATGAAAGAGGCTTTAAAACAGGCCCAAAAGGCACTTGAACAAGGGGAGGTTCCTATTGGAGCTGTCCTTGTTAAAGAGCATAATATAATAGCCCGGGATTTTAACTATCGTGAAAGTTCTAATGATCCCACAGCCCATGCAGAACTTAGGGTTATAAGAAAAGGTGCTAAACTACAGGGAAACTGGCGATTATATGACTGTACCCTATATGTTACCTTAGAACCCTGTCCAATGTGCGCAGGGGCTATTTTAAATTCCAGAATAAAAAGGCTGGTTTTTGGGGCTTTTGATCCTAAAGGCGGGGCAGCAGGAACCATAGTCAATCTATTAGAGGATTCCAGGTTCAATCATAGAGTGGAAATCATATCAGGAGTACTAGAGGAAGATTGCAAGGAAATCCTGCAGTCTTTTTTTAAAAACCTAAGAAAAAAGTAA
- a CDS encoding site-specific integrase, with product MELTQMLKMVRLTEDELIGGFITPKKGYYYIVLNRKDQNGKRKPLWISTGLSAIEENEAEAESKCLSTRIQYSLDLKNGVADKTFTHEVPEKSIAHDDSDENHSANPLFADLLNEWLAFRHPDNIVVGEDFNFDRTIKLNTWAGYADNIKQNLYPTFKAYGCTVQEITPDLLKGHYAYRLKHGKKKATVAKDYTVINQVLNYAVSKKMISVNPNSAITLHKIEKYNAATLNAEQMQYYLEFIVGDIIEIPILLGGFYGMRRSECVGTRESQFDFQHKFFRANHTVTTAVIDKQKIYIPSDKLKTDLSNRTYPLIPYIEERIKAKIAENKELRKLCGSSYSNEWLGYLCVHPLGEIIDPGYITNRHRELLKKAGLPHVRFHDLRHSCVGLMMANEVPMERIRDWVGHSDIRTTVNTYGHLEYQSKKKTAKIIQKSLPLKMAGTANL from the coding sequence ATGGAACTCACTCAAATGTTGAAAATGGTCAGATTGACCGAGGATGAATTGATTGGAGGCTTCATAACACCAAAGAAAGGATATTATTACATCGTTCTCAATCGAAAGGATCAGAACGGTAAGCGCAAGCCTCTTTGGATTTCAACAGGGCTTTCTGCAATTGAGGAAAATGAAGCAGAAGCCGAAAGCAAATGCTTATCAACCAGAATCCAATACTCGCTTGATCTGAAAAATGGTGTAGCGGATAAGACGTTTACACATGAAGTGCCTGAAAAGAGCATTGCTCATGATGATTCCGATGAAAACCATTCCGCAAATCCCTTGTTCGCGGATTTATTAAACGAATGGCTGGCATTCAGACACCCGGACAATATTGTGGTAGGTGAAGATTTTAATTTTGACAGAACGATCAAGCTCAATACCTGGGCCGGATATGCAGACAACATAAAGCAAAACCTGTATCCGACATTCAAGGCTTATGGATGCACGGTCCAGGAAATTACGCCCGATCTGCTCAAGGGACATTACGCTTATCGGCTGAAACACGGCAAGAAGAAGGCTACAGTTGCCAAGGATTACACCGTTATCAACCAGGTATTGAATTATGCCGTCAGCAAAAAGATGATCAGTGTGAATCCAAACAGCGCAATCACCTTACACAAAATCGAGAAATATAATGCAGCTACGCTCAATGCTGAACAGATGCAATATTATCTCGAATTTATTGTCGGAGATATTATTGAAATCCCTATATTGCTCGGCGGCTTTTATGGGATGCGACGCAGTGAGTGTGTTGGCACCAGGGAATCGCAATTTGATTTTCAGCACAAATTCTTTCGGGCTAATCACACTGTAACGACAGCAGTGATTGATAAGCAAAAGATATATATCCCTTCCGATAAGCTCAAAACGGATTTAAGCAACCGCACTTATCCCTTGATTCCTTATATAGAGGAAAGGATAAAAGCAAAAATAGCTGAGAACAAGGAACTGAGGAAGCTTTGCGGCAGTTCATACAGCAACGAATGGCTTGGATATCTTTGCGTCCATCCTTTGGGGGAAATCATCGACCCGGGTTACATAACCAACAGGCACCGGGAGTTACTCAAGAAAGCCGGATTGCCGCATGTCAGGTTCCATGACCTTCGGCATTCGTGCGTAGGATTGATGATGGCCAATGAAGTGCCTATGGAGCGTATCAGAGATTGGGTTGGTCATAGCGACATCCGGACAACGGTCAATACCTATGGCCATCTGGAATACCAATCCAAGAAAAAAACAGCCAAGATCATTCAGAAATCTTTGCCGCTTAAAATGGCAGGGACTGCTAATCTTTAG
- a CDS encoding helix-turn-helix domain-containing protein yields the protein MANEKLSQEKAYRIMLKGYPDVLDIKQMCEILGISLKTGYGLIQENKIECLKVGRAYKIPKPFLFSYLRIGTSGDSQ from the coding sequence ATGGCTAATGAAAAATTATCCCAAGAAAAAGCCTACCGTATCATGCTAAAGGGCTATCCCGATGTGCTTGATATAAAGCAAATGTGTGAAATTCTTGGCATTAGCCTAAAAACAGGATACGGTTTGATACAAGAAAATAAGATTGAATGTTTAAAGGTTGGGCGGGCATATAAAATCCCCAAGCCTTTTTTATTTAGCTATCTGAGAATAGGTACAAGCGGCGACAGCCAATAA
- a CDS encoding RNA polymerase sigma factor, with product MKKINLRDYYPFYHSDFFIEVADQIVELFKQISRRDHADFERRRIHKAYYSLDACDGIEKDMVLLVLSPEEIYERKMSKQEVYAAINSLPEKQAKRIYAHFFLNMSKAEIARIEGVSKPAVTHSIEQGLKRIEKFLKNNS from the coding sequence ATGAAAAAAATCAATTTACGGGATTATTACCCATTCTATCATTCTGACTTTTTTATTGAAGTGGCGGATCAAATTGTAGAGCTATTCAAACAGATTAGCCGAAGAGACCATGCAGATTTTGAACGCAGGCGTATCCACAAAGCATATTATTCCCTTGACGCTTGCGATGGTATTGAAAAGGATATGGTCCTATTGGTGTTATCGCCGGAGGAAATCTACGAACGAAAAATGAGCAAGCAGGAGGTATATGCCGCTATCAACAGCCTGCCGGAAAAACAGGCCAAGCGTATCTATGCCCACTTCTTTCTAAACATGAGCAAAGCGGAAATAGCCAGGATTGAAGGCGTGAGCAAACCTGCCGTAACACATTCCATTGAGCAAGGTTTAAAACGTATAGAAAAATTTTTAAAAAATAATTCCTGA
- a CDS encoding helix-turn-helix domain-containing protein, whose protein sequence is MKKELSNLRVLIINAQNGDQDSVVHLVHWFIPLVKKYSRRMGYEEAYADLIVWMVNAVHKYRSVNDTDIIAGTASFSYENGQK, encoded by the coding sequence ATGAAAAAGGAACTTAGCAATCTCAGAGTATTAATTATCAATGCCCAAAATGGCGATCAGGACTCCGTAGTTCATTTGGTGCACTGGTTTATTCCCTTAGTAAAGAAGTATAGCCGTAGAATGGGTTATGAGGAGGCGTATGCGGACTTGATTGTCTGGATGGTAAACGCAGTTCATAAATATAGATCCGTTAATGATACTGATATCATTGCCGGGACAGCATCTTTTTCATACGAAAACGGCCAAAAATAA